One part of the Perognathus longimembris pacificus isolate PPM17 chromosome 10, ASM2315922v1, whole genome shotgun sequence genome encodes these proteins:
- the LOC125358318 gene encoding pyrethroid hydrolase Ces2e-like isoform X7, whose translation MLLDRLPAWLTTVVCGFLLLPLPIHGQDPASPIRTTHTGQVRGSLVHVKNTNVGVHIFLGIPFAKPPVGPLRFTPPEPPEPWSGVRDGTSHPAMCLQNVYTMKVLKMLNITMPPISMTEDCLYLNIYSPASVQESSKLPVMVWIHGGGLVTGMASLYDGSVLAATEDVVVVAIQYRLGVPGFLSTGDQHATGNWGYLDQVAALRWVQQNIAHFGGNPDRVTIFGESAGGTSVSSHVVSPMSQGLFHGAIMESGVAVLPGLISSSSDAVSSMVANLSACEQVDSEALVRCLRAKSEEEMLAITETINILPAVVDGAFLPRHPKELLASADFHPVPSIIGVNNDEYGYIIPMISGLADTIKGINRKTLPAVMQKTVGIMNLPSESADLLMEEYMGDTEDPQTLQSQFQEMMTDYIFVMPALQVAHFQRSHAPVYLYEFQHAHGFMKDFRPPHVKADHGDEIAFVLGSTFFGSNPHFSEEEELLSRRMMKYWANFARNGNPNSKDLLHWPILDQNEQYLQLDIHPAVGQAMKASRLKFWTETLPQKIQELNMAKEKHLEL comes from the exons ATGCTGCTGGACCgacttcctgcctggctgacCACAGTGGTCTGTGGGTTCCTGCTTCTTCCACTCCCGATCCATG GCCAGGACCCAGCCAGCCCCATCCGGACCACACACACCGGGCAGGTGCGGGGCAGCCTCGTCCATGTGAAGAACACCAATGTGGGAGTCCATATCTTCCTGGGAATTCCCTTTGCCAAGCCACCTGTAGGACCACTGCGGTTCACCCCTCCGGAGCCCCCTGAACCTTGGAGTGGTGTGAGGGATGGCACCTCCCACCCAGCCAT GTGTCTGCAAAATGTTTATACAATGAAGGTACTGAAAATGTTGAACATAACTATGCCTCCCATCTCCATGACTGAGGACTGCCTTTATCTCAACATCTATTCACCTGCCAGTGTCCAGGAGAGCTCTAAGCTACCT GTGATGGTGTGGATCCATGGTGGTGGACTGGTTACAGGTATGGCTTCCTTGTATGATGGGTCCGTGCTGGCAGCCACTGAGGATGTGGTGGTGGTCGCTATCCAGTACCGCCTGGGAGTCCCAGGCTTCCTCAG CACTGGAGACCAGCATGCCACTGGCAACTGGGGCTACCTGGACCAGGTGGCCGCCCTACGCTGGGTGCAACAGAACATCGCCCACTTTGGAGGCAACCCTGACCGTGTCACCATTTTTGGCGAGTCTGCAGGTGGCACAAGTGTGTCCTCACATGTCGTGTCCCCCATGTCCCAAGGACTGTTCCATGGTGCCATCATGGAGAGTGGGGTGGCCGTGCTGCCAGGCCTCATCTCCAGCTCCTCTGATGCAGTCTCCTCA ATGGTGGCCAACCTGTCTGCCTGTGAGCAGGTGGACTCAGAGGCTCTGGTGCGCTGCCTGCGGGCCAAGAGTGAAGAGGAAATGCTGGCTATTACTGAG ACAATCAATATACTCCCTGCTGTGGTGGATGGGGCCTTCCTACCCAGGCACCCCAAGGAGCTGCTGGCTTCTGCTGACTTCCACCCTGTCCCTAGCATCATTGGTGTCAACAACGATGAGTATGGCTATATCATCCCCATG ATCTCAGGACTTGCTGACACCATAAAGGGAATAAATAGAAAGACCTTGCCAGCTGTTATGCAGAAAACGGTAGGAATAATG AACTTGCCTTCTGAGTCTGCTGACCTGCTGATGGAAGAGTACATGGGGGATACTGAGGACCCCCAGACCCTCCAATCCCAGTTCCAAGAGATGATGACAGACTACATATTTGTAATGCCTGCACTGCAAGTGGCACATTTTCAGC GTTCCCATGCCCCTGTGTACCTCTATGAGTTCCAACATGCTCACGGCTTCATGAAGGACTTCAGGCCCCCGCATGTCAAGGCTGACCACGGTGATGAGATTGCCTTTGTCCTCGGGTCCACCTTTTTCGGCAGCAACC CTCACTTTTCTGAGGAGGAGGAGCTACTGAGCAGGAGGATGATGAAGTACTGGGCCAACTTTGCTCGGAATGG GAACCCCAACAGCAAGGACCTGCTCCACTGGCCCATATTGGATCAAAATGAGCAATACCTCCAGCTGGACATCCATCCTGCAGTGGGCCAGGCCATGAAGGCCTCCAGGCTGAAGTTCTGGACAGAAACCTTGCCTCAGAAGATCCAGGAGCTGAATATGGCTAAGGAGAAGCACCTGGAGCTATAG